In Physeter macrocephalus isolate SW-GA chromosome 2, ASM283717v5, whole genome shotgun sequence, a single window of DNA contains:
- the CAMSAP3 gene encoding calmodulin-regulated spectrin-associated protein 3 isoform X5, which translates to MVEAAPPGPGPLRRTFLVPEIKSLDQYDFSRAKAAASLAWVLRAAFGGAEHVPSELWEPFYTDQYAQEHVKPPVTRLLLSAELYCRAWRQALPQLETPPSPSALLALLARRGMVPALPERPVQEADLRHQPILMGAHLAVIDALMVAFALEWTKTLPGPLALASLEHKLLFWVDTTIRRLQEKTEQEAAQRASPAAPADGVAPAQASIRYRKDRAVARRAPCFPTVTSLQDLASGAALAATIHCYCPQLLRLEEVCLKDPMSVADSLYNLQLVQDFCASRLPRGCPLSLEDLLYVPPPLKINLMVLLAELFVCFEVLKPDFVQVKDLPDGHAASHRATEASPPQNNSGSSSPVFNFRHPLLSPGGPQSPLRGSTGSLKSSPSMSHVEALGKAWNRQLSRPLSQAMSFSTPFGLDSDVDVVMGDPVLLRSVSSDSLGPPRSVPARTPTQPAPETGDLPTIEEALQIIHSAEPRLLPDGAADGSFYLHSPEGSSKLPLASPYPPEGVSKPLPDGPTKAPTYSPQPEGLSKPCPCPAGEVSKPPALSEGSPKAAASSPVASNSEVKMTSFAERKKQLVKAEAEAGSPAATPVAPEALSSEMSELGARLEEKRRAIEAQKRRIEAIFAKHRQRLGKSAFLQVQPREAGGEAEAEPGLAPGGERPAGEGQGEPSPRPKAVTFSPELGPVPPEGLGDYNRAVSKLSAALSSLQRDMQRLTDQQQRLLAPPEPSGPAPPPAAWVIPGPTAGSKAASPSPARRAPAARRSPGPGPSPTPRSPKHARPAELRLAPLTRVLTPPHDVDSLPHLRKFSPSQVPVQTRSSILLAEGPPPEEPAARPGLVEIPLSSLEEPTAEDEGDGSPPGAEDSLEEEASSEGEPRTGLGFFYKDEDKPEDEMAQKRASLLERQRRRVEDARRRRQWQEAEKEQRREEAARLAQEEVAPGPPAPAAPASTAAPAAPASTAAPAARAPAEEEVGPRRGEFTRLEYERRAQLKLMDDLDKVLRPRATGSGGPGRGGRRGPRPRSGCCDDSALARSPARGLLGEAPVGSRLSKVYSQSTLSLSTVANEAPNNLGVKRPTSRAPSPSSLMSPSRLPGSREREWENGSNASSPASVPEYTGPRLYKEPSAKSNKFIIHNALSHCCLAGKVNEPQKNRILEEIEKSKANHFLILFRDSSCQFRALYTLSGETDELSRLTGYGPRTVTPAMVEGIYKYNSDRKRFTQIPAKTMSMSVDAFTIQGHLWQSKKPTTPKKGSSTPK; encoded by the exons ATGGTGGAGGCGGCGCCCCCCGGGCCCGGGCCGCTGCGGAGGACCTTCCTTGTGCCCGAGATCAAATCGCTGGACCAGTACGATTTCTCGCGGGCCAAGGCGGCGGCCAGCCTGGCGTGGGTGCTGCGGGCCGCGTTCGGGGGCGCAG AGCATGTGCCTTCGGAGCTGTGGGAGCCCTTCTACACCGACCAGTATGCGCAGGAGCACGTGAAGCCCCCGGTGACGCGGCTGCTGCTCTCGGCTGAGCTCTACTGCCGGGCCTGGCGCCAGGCACTGCCGCAGCTCGAGACgccccccagcccctctgcgCTACTGGCCCTGCTGGCGCGGAGGGGCATGGTGCCCGCGCTGCCCGAGCGCCCGGTGCAGGAGGCCGACCTGAGGCACCAGCCTATCCTCATG GGAGCCCACCTAGCTGTCATTGATGCCCTCATGGTTGCCTTCGCCTTGGAGTGGACAAAGACACTGCCTGGTCCCTTGGCCCTGGCCAGCTTGGAGCACAAGCTCCTTTTCTGGGTGGACACG acCATCCGGCGGCTGCAGGAGAAGACGGAGCAGGAAGCTGCCCAGAGAGCATCTCCCGCGGCCCCTGCCGATGGGGTGGCCCCAGCGCAGGCCTCG ATCCGATATCGCAAGGACCGCGCCGTGGCCCGACGCGCCCCCTGCTTTCCGACCGTGACCAGCCTCCAGGACCTGGCAAGTGGGGCTGCGCTGGCCGCCACGATCCACTGCTATTGTCCCCAGCTCTTGCGACTCGAGG AGGTGTGCCTCAAGGACCCCATGTCTGTGGCGGACAGCCTGTACAACCTCCAGCTGGTGCAGGACTTCTGCGCGTCCCGCCTTCCTCGGGGCTGCCCGCTCTCTCTCGAGGACCTGCTTTATGTCCCACCGCCCCTCAAG ATCAACCTGATGGTGCTGCTAGCGGAGTTGTTCGTGTGCTTTGAGGTGCTGAAACCCGACTTCGTGCAGGTCAAGGATCTGCCTGATGGTCATG CCGCCTCCCACAGGGCCACGGAGGCCTCCCCACCTCAGAACAACAGCGGCAGCAG TTCTCCTGTCTTCAACTTCCGCCATCCACTCCTGTCACCCGGCGGCCCCCAGTCCCCACTCCGAGGATCCACAG gctcGCTGAAGTCCTCCCCGTCCATGTCCCACGTGGAGGCCCTCGGCAAAGCCTGGAACCGTCAGCTCAG CCGTCCCCTTTCCCAGGCCATGTCGTTCAGCACTCCCTTTGGCCTGGACAGCGACGTGGATGTTGTCATGGGAGACCCCGTCCTACTCCGCTCCGTCAGCTCAGACAGCCTGGGTCCCCCGCGCTCCGTGCCAGCCCGGACCCCCACCCAACCAGCCCCGGAGACGGGCGACCTGCCTACCATCGAGGAGGCCCTGCAGATCATCCACAGTGCCGAGCCCCGGCTGCTCCCGGATGGGGCTGCCGACGGCAGCTTCTACCTCCACTCTCCCGAGGGGTCCTCCAAACTGCCACTGGCTTCCCCCTACCCACCCGAGGGGGTCTCAAAACCACTGCCCGACGGGCCCACCAAAGCACCCACCTACTCGCCCCAGCCCGAGGGCCTCTCAAAACCGTGTCCCTGCCCAGCGGGGGAGGTATCGAAACCGCCAGCCCTGTCTGAGGGCTCCCCGAAGGCGGCGGCTTCGTCCCCAGTGGCCAGCAACTCTGAAGTGAAGATGACCAGCTTTGCTGAACGCAAGAAGCAGCTGGTGAAGGCCGAGGCCGAGGCAGGGTCCCCGGCAGCCACCCCAGTGGCACCAGAGGCCCTGAGCTCGGAGATGAGTGAGCTTGGAGCCCGGCTGGAGGAGAAACGCCGGGCCATAGAGGCTCAGAAGCGACGGATCGAGGCCATCTTTGCCAAGCACCGCCAGCGACTGGGCAAGAGTGCATTCCTGCAGGTGCAGCCGCGGGAGGCCGGCGGGGAAGCAGAGGCGGAGCCGGGCCTGGCCCCTGGTGGGGAGCGGCCGGCAGGCGAGGGCCAGGGTGAGCCGTCGCCACGGCCGAAGGCAGTGACCTTCTCGCCGGAACTGGGCCCGGTGCCCCCCGAAGGGCTGGGGGACTATAACCGGGCGGTCAGCAAGCTGAGTGCAGCGCTGAGCTCGCTGCAACGGGACATGCAGAGGCTCACGGACCAGCAGCAGCGGCTCCTGGCCCCGCCAGAGCCCTCCGGGCCTGCCCCGCCTCCTGCCGCGTGGGTCATCCCTGGTCCCACGGCGGGCTCCAAAGCCGCGTCCCCCAGCCCCGCCCGGCGCGCCCCAGCGGCCCGGCGCAGCCCCgggcctggccccagccccacaCCCCGGAGCCCGAAGCACGCGCGGCCGGCGGAGCTGCGGCTAGCGCCCCTGACGAGGGTGCTCACGCCTCCCCACGACGTGGACAGCCTCCCCCACCTGCGCAAGTTCTCGCCGAGCCAGGTGCCCGTGCAGACGCGCTCCTCTATCCTTCTGGCGGAGGGGCCGCCTCCCGAGGAGCCCGCGGCCCGGCCCGGCCTCGTCGAGATCCCGCTGAGCAGCCTGGAAGAGCCCACGGCTGAGGATGAGGGAGATGGGAGCCCCCCTGGTGCTGAGGATTCCTTAGAAGAAGAGGCATCTTCAGAGGGAGAGCCCCGGACCGGGCTGGGATTCTTCTATAAG GATGAAGACAAGCCCGAGGACGAGATGGCCCAGAAGAGGGCCAGCCTGCTGGAGCGTCAGCGGCGGCGGGTGGAGGACGCACGGCGGCGGAGACAGTGGCAGGAGGCCGAGAAGGAGCAACGGAGGGAGGAGGCTGCGAG GCTGGCCCAGGAGGAAGTAGCCCCTGGGCCCCCGGCCCCTGCGGCCCCCGCCTCAACCGCAGCCCCTGCGGCCCCTGCCTCAACCGCAGCCCCTGCTGCCCGGGCCCCAGCCGAGGAGGAGGTGGGCCCCCGGCGGGGGGAGTTCACGCGGCTCGAGTATGAACGCCGGGCCCAGCTGAAGCTGATGGATGACCTCGACAAGGTGCTGCGGCCCCGGGCGACGGGGAGCGGGGGGCCAGGCCGGGGCGGTCGGAGGGGCCCCCGGCCACGCTCCGGCTGCTGTGATGACTCGGCCCTGGCGCGGAGCCCAGCCCGCGGCCTGCTGGGTGAGGCCCCCGTGG GCTCTCGGCTCAGCAAAGTCTACTCCCAGTCCACCCTGTCTCTGTCCACCGTGGCCAACGAGGCCCCCAATAACCTCGGCGTGAAGAGGCCCACATCTCG GGCTCCATCTCCATCCAGCCTCATGTCCCCAAGCCGCCTGCCTGGCAGCCGAGAACGTGAGTGGGAAAACGGCAGCAACGCCTCCTCCCCGGCCTCAGTGCCTGAGTACACGG GTCCGCGGCTGTACAAGGAGCCGAGCGCCAAGTCCAACAAGTTCATCATCCACAACGCCCTGTCGCACTGCTGCCTGGCGGGCAAGGTGAACGAGCCGCAGAAGAACCGCATTCTTGAG GAGATCGAGAAGAGCAAGGCCAACCACTTCCTGATCCTCTTCCGCGACTCAAGCTGCCAGTTCCGGGCCCTATACACGCTGTCCGGGGAGACGGACGAGCTGTCGCGGCTGACAGGCTACGGCCCCCGGACGGTCACGCCCGCCATGGTGGAGGGCATCTACAAGTACAACTCGGACCGAAAGCGCTTCACCCAGATCCCCGCCAAGACCATGTCCATGAGTGTGGATGCCTTCACCATCCAGGGGCACCTCTGGCAGAGCAAGAAGCCCACCACTCCCAAGAAGGGCAGCAGCACCCCCAAATAG
- the CAMSAP3 gene encoding calmodulin-regulated spectrin-associated protein 3 isoform X4 — translation MVEAAPPGPGPLRRTFLVPEIKSLDQYDFSRAKAAASLAWVLRAAFGGAEHVPSELWEPFYTDQYAQEHVKPPVTRLLLSAELYCRAWRQALPQLETPPSPSALLALLARRGMVPALPERPVQEADLRHQPILMGAHLAVIDALMVAFALEWTKTLPGPLALASLEHKLLFWVDTTIRRLQEKTEQEAAQRASPAAPADGVAPAQASCPTRWYWKLVPIRYRKDRAVARRAPCFPTVTSLQDLASGAALAATIHCYCPQLLRLEEVCLKDPMSVADSLYNLQLVQDFCASRLPRGCPLSLEDLLYVPPPLKINLMVLLAELFVCFEVLKPDFVQVKDLPDGHAASHRATEASPPQNNSGSSSPVFNFRHPLLSPGGPQSPLRGSTGSLKSSPSMSHVEALGKAWNRQLSRPLSQAMSFSTPFGLDSDVDVVMGDPVLLRSVSSDSLGPPRSVPARTPTQPAPETGDLPTIEEALQIIHSAEPRLLPDGAADGSFYLHSPEGSSKLPLASPYPPEGVSKPLPDGPTKAPTYSPQPEGLSKPCPCPAGEVSKPPALSEGSPKAAASSPVASNSEVKMTSFAERKKQLVKAEAEAGSPAATPVAPEALSSEMSELGARLEEKRRAIEAQKRRIEAIFAKHRQRLGKSAFLQVQPREAGGEAEAEPGLAPGGERPAGEGQGEPSPRPKAVTFSPELGPVPPEGLGDYNRAVSKLSAALSSLQRDMQRLTDQQQRLLAPPEPSGPAPPPAAWVIPGPTAGSKAASPSPARRAPAARRSPGPGPSPTPRSPKHARPAELRLAPLTRVLTPPHDVDSLPHLRKFSPSQVPVQTRSSILLAEGPPPEEPAARPGLVEIPLSSLEEPTAEDEGDGSPPGAEDSLEEEASSEGEPRTGLGFFYKDEDKPEDEMAQKRASLLERQRRRVEDARRRRQWQEAEKEQRREEAARLAQEEVAPGPPAPAAPASTAAPAAPASTAAPAARAPAEEEVGPRRGEFTRLEYERRAQLKLMDDLDKVLRPRATGSGGPGRGGRRGPRPRSGCCDDSALARSPARGLLGSRLSKVYSQSTLSLSTVANEAPNNLGVKRPTSRAPSPSSLMSPSRLPGSREREWENGSNASSPASVPEYTGPRLYKEPSAKSNKFIIHNALSHCCLAGKVNEPQKNRILEEIEKSKANHFLILFRDSSCQFRALYTLSGETDELSRLTGYGPRTVTPAMVEGIYKYNSDRKRFTQIPAKTMSMSVDAFTIQGHLWQSKKPTTPKKGSSTPK, via the exons ATGGTGGAGGCGGCGCCCCCCGGGCCCGGGCCGCTGCGGAGGACCTTCCTTGTGCCCGAGATCAAATCGCTGGACCAGTACGATTTCTCGCGGGCCAAGGCGGCGGCCAGCCTGGCGTGGGTGCTGCGGGCCGCGTTCGGGGGCGCAG AGCATGTGCCTTCGGAGCTGTGGGAGCCCTTCTACACCGACCAGTATGCGCAGGAGCACGTGAAGCCCCCGGTGACGCGGCTGCTGCTCTCGGCTGAGCTCTACTGCCGGGCCTGGCGCCAGGCACTGCCGCAGCTCGAGACgccccccagcccctctgcgCTACTGGCCCTGCTGGCGCGGAGGGGCATGGTGCCCGCGCTGCCCGAGCGCCCGGTGCAGGAGGCCGACCTGAGGCACCAGCCTATCCTCATG GGAGCCCACCTAGCTGTCATTGATGCCCTCATGGTTGCCTTCGCCTTGGAGTGGACAAAGACACTGCCTGGTCCCTTGGCCCTGGCCAGCTTGGAGCACAAGCTCCTTTTCTGGGTGGACACG acCATCCGGCGGCTGCAGGAGAAGACGGAGCAGGAAGCTGCCCAGAGAGCATCTCCCGCGGCCCCTGCCGATGGGGTGGCCCCAGCGCAGGCCTCG TGTCCCACACGCTGGTACTGGAAGCTGGTTCCT ATCCGATATCGCAAGGACCGCGCCGTGGCCCGACGCGCCCCCTGCTTTCCGACCGTGACCAGCCTCCAGGACCTGGCAAGTGGGGCTGCGCTGGCCGCCACGATCCACTGCTATTGTCCCCAGCTCTTGCGACTCGAGG AGGTGTGCCTCAAGGACCCCATGTCTGTGGCGGACAGCCTGTACAACCTCCAGCTGGTGCAGGACTTCTGCGCGTCCCGCCTTCCTCGGGGCTGCCCGCTCTCTCTCGAGGACCTGCTTTATGTCCCACCGCCCCTCAAG ATCAACCTGATGGTGCTGCTAGCGGAGTTGTTCGTGTGCTTTGAGGTGCTGAAACCCGACTTCGTGCAGGTCAAGGATCTGCCTGATGGTCATG CCGCCTCCCACAGGGCCACGGAGGCCTCCCCACCTCAGAACAACAGCGGCAGCAG TTCTCCTGTCTTCAACTTCCGCCATCCACTCCTGTCACCCGGCGGCCCCCAGTCCCCACTCCGAGGATCCACAG gctcGCTGAAGTCCTCCCCGTCCATGTCCCACGTGGAGGCCCTCGGCAAAGCCTGGAACCGTCAGCTCAG CCGTCCCCTTTCCCAGGCCATGTCGTTCAGCACTCCCTTTGGCCTGGACAGCGACGTGGATGTTGTCATGGGAGACCCCGTCCTACTCCGCTCCGTCAGCTCAGACAGCCTGGGTCCCCCGCGCTCCGTGCCAGCCCGGACCCCCACCCAACCAGCCCCGGAGACGGGCGACCTGCCTACCATCGAGGAGGCCCTGCAGATCATCCACAGTGCCGAGCCCCGGCTGCTCCCGGATGGGGCTGCCGACGGCAGCTTCTACCTCCACTCTCCCGAGGGGTCCTCCAAACTGCCACTGGCTTCCCCCTACCCACCCGAGGGGGTCTCAAAACCACTGCCCGACGGGCCCACCAAAGCACCCACCTACTCGCCCCAGCCCGAGGGCCTCTCAAAACCGTGTCCCTGCCCAGCGGGGGAGGTATCGAAACCGCCAGCCCTGTCTGAGGGCTCCCCGAAGGCGGCGGCTTCGTCCCCAGTGGCCAGCAACTCTGAAGTGAAGATGACCAGCTTTGCTGAACGCAAGAAGCAGCTGGTGAAGGCCGAGGCCGAGGCAGGGTCCCCGGCAGCCACCCCAGTGGCACCAGAGGCCCTGAGCTCGGAGATGAGTGAGCTTGGAGCCCGGCTGGAGGAGAAACGCCGGGCCATAGAGGCTCAGAAGCGACGGATCGAGGCCATCTTTGCCAAGCACCGCCAGCGACTGGGCAAGAGTGCATTCCTGCAGGTGCAGCCGCGGGAGGCCGGCGGGGAAGCAGAGGCGGAGCCGGGCCTGGCCCCTGGTGGGGAGCGGCCGGCAGGCGAGGGCCAGGGTGAGCCGTCGCCACGGCCGAAGGCAGTGACCTTCTCGCCGGAACTGGGCCCGGTGCCCCCCGAAGGGCTGGGGGACTATAACCGGGCGGTCAGCAAGCTGAGTGCAGCGCTGAGCTCGCTGCAACGGGACATGCAGAGGCTCACGGACCAGCAGCAGCGGCTCCTGGCCCCGCCAGAGCCCTCCGGGCCTGCCCCGCCTCCTGCCGCGTGGGTCATCCCTGGTCCCACGGCGGGCTCCAAAGCCGCGTCCCCCAGCCCCGCCCGGCGCGCCCCAGCGGCCCGGCGCAGCCCCgggcctggccccagccccacaCCCCGGAGCCCGAAGCACGCGCGGCCGGCGGAGCTGCGGCTAGCGCCCCTGACGAGGGTGCTCACGCCTCCCCACGACGTGGACAGCCTCCCCCACCTGCGCAAGTTCTCGCCGAGCCAGGTGCCCGTGCAGACGCGCTCCTCTATCCTTCTGGCGGAGGGGCCGCCTCCCGAGGAGCCCGCGGCCCGGCCCGGCCTCGTCGAGATCCCGCTGAGCAGCCTGGAAGAGCCCACGGCTGAGGATGAGGGAGATGGGAGCCCCCCTGGTGCTGAGGATTCCTTAGAAGAAGAGGCATCTTCAGAGGGAGAGCCCCGGACCGGGCTGGGATTCTTCTATAAG GATGAAGACAAGCCCGAGGACGAGATGGCCCAGAAGAGGGCCAGCCTGCTGGAGCGTCAGCGGCGGCGGGTGGAGGACGCACGGCGGCGGAGACAGTGGCAGGAGGCCGAGAAGGAGCAACGGAGGGAGGAGGCTGCGAG GCTGGCCCAGGAGGAAGTAGCCCCTGGGCCCCCGGCCCCTGCGGCCCCCGCCTCAACCGCAGCCCCTGCGGCCCCTGCCTCAACCGCAGCCCCTGCTGCCCGGGCCCCAGCCGAGGAGGAGGTGGGCCCCCGGCGGGGGGAGTTCACGCGGCTCGAGTATGAACGCCGGGCCCAGCTGAAGCTGATGGATGACCTCGACAAGGTGCTGCGGCCCCGGGCGACGGGGAGCGGGGGGCCAGGCCGGGGCGGTCGGAGGGGCCCCCGGCCACGCTCCGGCTGCTGTGATGACTCGGCCCTGGCGCGGAGCCCAGCCCGCGGCCTGCTGG GCTCTCGGCTCAGCAAAGTCTACTCCCAGTCCACCCTGTCTCTGTCCACCGTGGCCAACGAGGCCCCCAATAACCTCGGCGTGAAGAGGCCCACATCTCG GGCTCCATCTCCATCCAGCCTCATGTCCCCAAGCCGCCTGCCTGGCAGCCGAGAACGTGAGTGGGAAAACGGCAGCAACGCCTCCTCCCCGGCCTCAGTGCCTGAGTACACGG GTCCGCGGCTGTACAAGGAGCCGAGCGCCAAGTCCAACAAGTTCATCATCCACAACGCCCTGTCGCACTGCTGCCTGGCGGGCAAGGTGAACGAGCCGCAGAAGAACCGCATTCTTGAG GAGATCGAGAAGAGCAAGGCCAACCACTTCCTGATCCTCTTCCGCGACTCAAGCTGCCAGTTCCGGGCCCTATACACGCTGTCCGGGGAGACGGACGAGCTGTCGCGGCTGACAGGCTACGGCCCCCGGACGGTCACGCCCGCCATGGTGGAGGGCATCTACAAGTACAACTCGGACCGAAAGCGCTTCACCCAGATCCCCGCCAAGACCATGTCCATGAGTGTGGATGCCTTCACCATCCAGGGGCACCTCTGGCAGAGCAAGAAGCCCACCACTCCCAAGAAGGGCAGCAGCACCCCCAAATAG